One window of the Pradoshia eiseniae genome contains the following:
- a CDS encoding acyl-CoA dehydrogenase, giving the protein MNFRLSEEHEMIRKMVRDFAKNEVAPTAAERDEEERFDKGLFDKMAELGLTGIPWPEEYGGIGSDYVAYCIAVEELSRVCASTGVTLSAHTSLASWPIFKFGTEEQKQRYLRPLATGEKIGAYGLTEPGSGSDSGAMRTTARRDGDDYILNGSKIFITNGGVADTYVVFALTDPEKKQKGTSAFIIEKDFEGFSVGKKEKKLGIRSSPTTEIIFEECRVQKENLLGEEGDGFKIAMMTLDGGRNGIAAQAVGIAQGALDAATEYAKERVQFGKPISAQQGVGFKLADMATSVEAARLLTYQAAWLESQGLPYGKESAMSKLFAGDAAMRVTTDAVQIFGGYGYTKDYPVERFMRDAKITQIYEGTQEIQRLVISRMLTK; this is encoded by the coding sequence ATGAATTTTCGTTTATCAGAAGAGCATGAGATGATCCGCAAGATGGTGCGTGATTTTGCGAAGAATGAAGTAGCGCCGACTGCAGCAGAGCGTGATGAGGAAGAACGCTTTGATAAAGGTCTGTTCGATAAAATGGCAGAGCTTGGCCTGACAGGCATTCCGTGGCCGGAGGAGTACGGCGGAATAGGCAGTGATTATGTCGCTTACTGCATTGCTGTTGAGGAGCTTTCGCGTGTATGTGCATCAACGGGCGTAACCTTATCTGCCCATACATCACTTGCGAGCTGGCCAATCTTTAAATTCGGCACAGAGGAGCAAAAGCAGCGTTACCTTCGCCCGCTAGCAACAGGCGAGAAGATCGGCGCTTATGGATTGACTGAGCCTGGTTCCGGCTCTGACTCCGGTGCGATGAGGACGACGGCTCGCCGTGATGGGGATGATTATATCCTGAACGGCTCAAAGATCTTCATCACAAATGGCGGTGTTGCAGATACGTATGTCGTCTTCGCGCTCACGGATCCGGAGAAAAAGCAAAAGGGAACAAGTGCTTTTATCATTGAAAAGGATTTCGAAGGGTTCAGTGTAGGCAAGAAGGAAAAGAAACTAGGCATCCGTTCCTCTCCTACAACGGAGATCATCTTTGAGGAGTGCCGCGTGCAGAAGGAGAACCTTCTTGGCGAAGAGGGAGACGGCTTTAAGATTGCGATGATGACGCTTGATGGTGGCCGTAACGGCATTGCCGCGCAGGCAGTCGGGATTGCGCAAGGCGCCCTTGATGCCGCGACTGAATATGCGAAGGAGCGTGTCCAATTCGGAAAACCAATCTCCGCTCAGCAAGGGGTTGGCTTTAAGCTCGCTGACATGGCAACAAGCGTTGAGGCGGCCCGCCTTCTAACCTATCAAGCTGCGTGGCTGGAATCTCAAGGGTTGCCGTATGGCAAGGAGTCTGCCATGTCTAAGCTTTTTGCAGGTGATGCGGCAATGAGAGTAACAACAGATGCGGTTCAAATCTTCGGCGGCTACGGATACACGAAGGATTACCCGGTTGAGCGGTTCATGCGCGATGCGAAAATTACCCAAATCTATGAAGGAACACAGGAAATTCAG